The following coding sequences lie in one Lolium perenne isolate Kyuss_39 chromosome 2, Kyuss_2.0, whole genome shotgun sequence genomic window:
- the LOC127330745 gene encoding nuclear transcription factor Y subunit C-2-like: MRLARPYSGVFRGGATARTGPHALPLARIKKIMKRSAGDGSGGDGAGARMISGEAPVVFSRACELFVAELTRAAWAATLDGKRRTVHREDVAQAVRDTDLFDFLVDVVKDDAGHEHGGDGGVGAGAGEGEGRAPACDDGDGVL; encoded by the coding sequence ATGAGGCTAGCGAGGCCGTACTCGGGGGTGTTCAGGGGCGGGGCAACGGCGCGGACGGGGCCGCACGCGCTGCCGCTGGCGCGGATCAAGAAGATCATGAAGCGGTCGGCGGGGgacggcagcggcggcgacggggcCGGGGCGAGGATGATCTCGGGCGAGGCGCCCGTGGTGTTCTCCAGGGCCTGCGAGCTCTTCGTGGCCGAGCTCACGCGCGCCGCCTGGGCCGCCACGCTCGACGGCAAGCGCCGCACCGTGCACCGGGAGGACGTCGCGCAAGCCGTCCGTGACACCGACCTCTTCGACTTCCTCGTCGACGTCGTCAAGGACGATGCTGGCCATGAacacggtggtgatggtggtgtcgGTGCTGGGGCCGGCGAAGGCGAAGGCCGAGCGCCGGCGTGTGACGATGGCGACGGCGTGCTTTGA
- the LOC127336634 gene encoding pre-mRNA cleavage factor Im 25 kDa subunit 2: MVGASSSSVVNVYPLANYTFGTKEPKMEKDTSVADRLARMKVNYMKEGMRTSVEAILLVQEHNHPHILLLQIGNTFCKLPGGRLKPGENEIDGLKRKLCSKLAVNSPSFPPNWQVGECVAVWWRPNFETVMYPYCPPHITKPKECKKLFIVHLTEREYFAVPRNLKLLAVPLFELYDNVQRYGPVISTIPQQLSRFQFNMVSS; the protein is encoded by the exons atggtgggcgcctcgtcgtcgtcggtggTGAACGTGTACCCGCTCGCCAACTACACGTTCGGCACCAAGGAGCCCAAGATGGAGAAGGACACCTCCGTCGCCGACCGCCTCGCCCGCATGAAGGTCAA CTACATGAAGGAAGGAATGAGGACAAGTGTTGAAGCAATCCTGTTG GTGCAAGAGCACAACCACCCCCACATACTGCTGTTGCAAATTGGGAATACATTTTGCAAGCTTCCTGGTGGACGGTTGAAGCCTGGAGAAAATG AAATTGATGGCCTGAAAAGAAAGTTGTGCAGCAAACTTGCAGTGAACTCACCTTCATTTCCACCTAACTGGCAG GTTGGTGAGTGTGTTGCTGTCTGGTGGAGGCCAAACTTTGAGACAGTGATGTATCCTTACTGCCCTCCACATATAACCAAGCCCAAG GAGTGCAAGAAGCTTTTCATTGTTCACCTGACTGAAAGGGAGTATTTCGCTGTTCCAAGAAACTTGAAGCTACTTGCTGTTCCACTGTTTGAACTTTATGACAATGTTCAG CGGTACGGACCTGTCATTTCCACCATTCCGCAGCAGCTGTCTAGGTTCCAGTTCAACATGGTGAGCTCGTAA